Proteins encoded together in one Amblyomma americanum isolate KBUSLIRL-KWMA chromosome 1, ASM5285725v1, whole genome shotgun sequence window:
- the LOC144115997 gene encoding uncharacterized protein LOC144115997, protein MAAVDDTAHIVDGCCECPAGKLACNHLLAVLRTIMLLQSRGFTEAPDSLACTDLPQQWRVPRGSAVKGCSVQSVDWRSVKEGGRSTPRIALPKERRVQRRTRPQQKDAKRRLALDLLACDPDNDFAKGLLLTDEGESRQSRFGVVSSLSPQSYQMSLVPHGFDVLSSGLENAALTTVENIPAWKCFEETTAWLPPAYLNGNSIVQEIIVTTEAAKALERNTRQQAKSAAWQKERKLRLTSSKFGHVMKRKSPWTTKGLENITASRELSRVPAVNYGVKMEAVAAQRYEDVLRKMGHAPVVTSCGLLVNPDFPWLGASPRSYMIQ, encoded by the exons ATGGCTGCGGTCGACGACACGGCTCATATCGTCGACGGCTGTTGTGAGTGCCCTGCAGGAAAGCTCGCCTGCAACCACCTGCTCGCCGTCTTGCGCACCATCATGCTACTGCAGTCAAGGGGATTCACCGAGGCGCCAGATTCGTTGGCGTGTACAGACTTGCCCCAGCAGTGGAGGGTACCTCGGGGCAGCGCAGTCAAAGGGTGCTCTGTTCAGTCAGTCGACTGGCGCAGTGTGAAGGAGGGTGGACGCAGCACTCCGAGGATTGCTCTGCCAAAGGAGCGTCGTGTGCAGCGTCGAACTCGCCCCCAGCAGAAGGACGCGAAGAGGCGATTAGCGTTGGACCTCCTCGCGTGTGACCCCGATAACGACTTCGCTAAAGGCCTTCTCTTAACAGATGAAGGGGAGTCAAGACAGTCGAGGTTCGGGGTCGTTTCGTCACTATCGCCGCAGAGCTACCAGATGTCCTTGGTGCCCCACGGATTCGATGTGCTCTCCTCCGGGTTGGAAAATGCTGCACTAACTACGGTCGAAAATATCCCAGCCTGGAAATGCTTCGAGGAGACAACTGCATGGCTTCCTCCAGCATACCTCAATGGAAACAGCATTGTGCAG GAAATCATTGTGACGACAGAGGCAGCAAAAGCCCTGGAAAGAAACACTCGGCAACAAGCAAAAAGTGCAGCGTGGCAGAAAGAACGAAAACTCCGCCTTACGTCATCTAAATTTGGGCACGTAATGAAGCGAAAGTCGCCATGGACTACCAAGGGTCTTGAGAACATTACGGCGTCCAGAGAACTTTCGAGGGTCCCTGCAGTCAA CTACGGAGTCAAAATGGAAGCTGTGGCTGCTCAGCGGTATGAAGATGTGCTCAGAAAAATGGGCCACGCTCCTGTTGTTACCAGCTGCGGGCTCCTTGTTAACCCGGACTTCCCATGGTTGGGTGCCTCGCCTCGATCGTATATGATTCAGTAG
- the LOC144115999 gene encoding uncharacterized protein LOC144115999, with amino-acid sequence MQQGSLVKPVRFLTRKHVFPTNIEKMNVKRAIQVLSPAVTAALKLLQEQAGHTCDASFAGVGPTVEFMDTMHRWLMIMDVSNCTQHIHQNNADCKQFESTSDERLIWLETSFLDYLADLKSQCLAKNFLTKETYEGLVMTTRSNVECIRYLLEEMCFHFVLTRKMSSDPIETFFGWLRKSAGSNDQTDARAVLSGIEKTLKTGIASASSTSNVMAAEGSGCLSTLPQQKNTREGTSEEFPADACRELTERLKRGQPLLPTRDVAALAMVGGYLARAVQENIDCEECVSKAKRLGALGLADKAPRPRWTHLPIWTTFSGSLRIREIYLRSSRKKKAHESPFEGGCE; translated from the coding sequence ATGCAGCAAGGCAGCCTTGTAAAGCCAGTTCGATTTCTAACGAGGAAACACGTGTTCCCCACAAATATTGAAAAAATGAACGTGAAAAGAGCAATTCAAGTTTTGTCTCCTGCCGTGACAGCTGCACTGAAGCTCCTGCAAGAGCAAGCGGGCCACACATGCGACGCAAGTTTCGCTGGTGTCGGACCGACGGTTGAATTTATGGACACCATGCACCGCTGGCTCATGATCATGGACGTGAGCAATTGTACCCAGCACATACACCAGAACAATGCCGACTGCAAGCAGTTCGAATCTACAAGCGATGAACGGCTGATCTGGCTTGAAACAAGCTTTCTCGACTACCTGGCCGACCTTAAAAGCCAGTGCCTGGCGAAGAACTTCCTAACCAAGGAGACTTACGAAGGTCTGGTGATGACAACTCGTTCAAATGTTGAGTGCATTCGGTATCTTCTTGAAGAGATGTGCTTTCACTTTGTTTTAACCAGGAAAATGTCGTCTGATCCAATCGAGACGTTTTTTGGCTGGCTGAGGAAGTCAGCAGGCTCAAATGATCAAACGGATGCCCGAGCTGTTCTCTCAGGTATCGAGAAGACTCTGAAGACTGGAATCGCGTCGGCGTCAAGTACGAGCAACGTAATGGCAGCAGAAGGCAGCGGTTGCTTGTCAACGCTGCCGCAACAGAAAAACACAAGGGAAGGAACCAGCGAGGAATTCCCTGCAGATGCATGTAGAGAGCTCACAGAGCGACTCAAGCGAGGACAGCCTCTGCTTCCTACTCGAGATGTCGCAGCATTGGCTATGGTCGGCGGCTACTTGGCAAGAGCTGTACAAGAAAATATCGATTGTGAGGAGTGCGTCAGCAAAGCCAAACGCCTCGGCGCCCTAGGACTCGCTGATAAAGCACCAAGACCGCGGTGGACTCACCTACCCATCTGGACAACTTTTAGCGGTTCTCTACGCATTAGAGAAATTTATCTGCGTTCTTCTCGCAAGAAGAAGGCACATGAATCACCCTTTGAAGGAGGCTGTGAGTAA
- the LOC144115998 gene encoding uncharacterized protein LOC144115998 — MFLQLTEMTLWLSRQAVDAAMPPAFRERYPSTRVILDATEIRCDVPTSFVTQSQVYSAYKSSHTLKGLVGISPHGVLTFVSELYTGSTSDRECVVQSGFLNMPFDPDDSVMADKGFKIADLLESKNIKLNLPPFLTRGQFTPTEVEETQEIAAIRIHVERKIRKIKGYHIFDHSIPITLVPLVNQMWTVCAILTNFQPPLLRDAE; from the coding sequence atgtttttgcagctgacagagatGACACTGTGGCTGTCACGGCAAGCAGTCGATGCAGCCATGCCACCAGCCTTCAGAGAAAGGTACCCGTCCACACGCGTAATATTAGATGCAACAGAAATAAGATGTGACGTGCCTACATCTTTTGTCACACAGTCACAAGTCTACTCAGCATACAAGTCAAGCCACACATTGAAAGGACTTGTAGGAATTTCCCCTCACGGCGTACTGACATTTGTTTCCGAACTGTACACAGGAAGCACTTCCGATAGAGAATGTGTGGTACAGAGTGGATTTTTGAACATGCCATTTGATCCAGATGATTCTGTAATGGCCGATAAAGGATTCAAAATAGCAGACCTTCTAGAGAGCAAGAATATTAAGCTCAACCTGCCGCCCTTTCTCACACGCGGGCAGTTTACTCCTACAGAAGTCGAAGAAACCCAAGAAATCGCTGCCATCAGGATTCATGTGGAACGCAAGATAAGAAAAATCAAGGGCTACCATATATTTGACCATTCAATTCCAATCACCTTGGTACCCTTAGTAAATCAGATGTGGACGGTGTGTGCAATTCTTACGAACTTTCAGCCACCACTCCTAAGGGACGCAGAGTGA